One bacterium DNA window includes the following coding sequences:
- the ruvC gene encoding crossover junction endodeoxyribonuclease RuvC: MVILGIDPGIAQTGYGIIEENKGLRLIKAGIIKTDKKMPKEKRLLFLYKRLLEIIKEFSPESCGIEDVFFFKNAKTAMGIGEAKGICILASAYSSLPIYNYTPLQIKQAITGFGRATKLQVQEMIKRLLGLSYIIKPDDAADGVACAICHIQSLWSKNI, encoded by the coding sequence ATGGTTATCTTGGGAATTGATCCAGGGATTGCTCAAACCGGATATGGAATAATCGAGGAAAATAAAGGTTTAAGGCTAATTAAAGCAGGTATTATCAAAACAGACAAAAAGATGCCAAAGGAAAAGAGGCTTCTTTTTTTATATAAGAGGCTTTTAGAAATAATCAAAGAATTTTCTCCAGAGTCTTGTGGGATAGAAGATGTCTTCTTTTTTAAGAATGCAAAGACAGCAATGGGCATTGGTGAGGCAAAGGGGATATGTATCCTTGCTTCTGCTTATTCAAGCCTTCCCATCTATAACTACACACCCCTTCAGATAAAGCAAGCAATTACAGGCTTTGGAAGGGCAACAAAGCTACAGGTTCAGGAGATGATAAAGAGGCTTCTTGGTCTTTCTTATATAATAAAGCCAGATGATGCGGCAGATGGTGTTGCCTGTGCTATATGTCATATTCAATCATTATGGAGCAAAAATATTTAA
- the carA gene encoding glutamine-hydrolyzing carbamoyl-phosphate synthase small subunit, with protein MGKSRESESQRIKKSEGILLLEDGRAFRGYSCGAKGEKTGEIVFNTSMTGYQEILTDPSYCGQIVNMTYPLMGNYGVNNEDVESSKPQVEGFVVKEMSKRFSNFRAESSLSNYLKKNNIIAIESIDTRALTRHIRDKGAMKAIISTIDLNIESLQKKLSDAPGIIGKDLVKMVTCKEKYTIPCKNKKAKIAVFDFGVKLNILRKLTDLNCELIIFPASCTADEILKEDPDGILLSNGPGDPEGVPYVIDEVKRLIKTKIPIFGICLGHQILCLAFSGKTYKLKFGHRGGNQPVLELKTGKIDITSQNHGFCVDIKSLPEIVEKTHINPNDNTLEGIEHKELPIFSVQYHPEASPGPHDSSYLFDRFVGDMRYND; from the coding sequence TTGGGTAAGAGTCGGGAGTCAGAGAGTCAAAGAATCAAAAAGTCGGAAGGGATTCTTCTTCTTGAGGATGGAAGGGCTTTTAGGGGATATTCCTGTGGAGCAAAAGGTGAAAAAACAGGAGAGATTGTCTTTAATACAAGTATGACAGGGTATCAGGAAATACTAACAGACCCATCGTATTGTGGTCAAATTGTAAATATGACATACCCTTTGATGGGAAACTATGGCGTAAATAATGAAGATGTAGAATCAAGCAAGCCACAAGTAGAGGGCTTTGTGGTAAAGGAAATGAGCAAGAGATTTTCTAATTTCAGGGCAGAAAGCTCCCTTTCTAATTACCTTAAGAAAAACAACATCATTGCAATTGAGAGTATTGACACAAGGGCATTGACAAGGCATATAAGGGATAAGGGTGCAATGAAGGCAATTATTTCAACAATTGATTTGAACATAGAAAGCCTGCAAAAAAAGCTATCTGATGCACCGGGCATCATAGGAAAAGACCTTGTAAAAATGGTAACCTGCAAAGAAAAATACACAATTCCTTGCAAGAATAAAAAGGCTAAAATTGCTGTTTTTGATTTTGGTGTAAAGCTAAATATTTTAAGGAAATTAACAGACCTTAATTGCGAGCTTATAATCTTTCCTGCCTCTTGCACGGCAGATGAAATTCTTAAAGAAGACCCAGATGGAATCCTCCTTTCAAATGGCCCAGGTGATCCCGAGGGTGTCCCCTATGTAATAGATGAGGTGAAAAGGCTTATAAAAACAAAAATCCCCATATTTGGGATCTGCCTTGGTCATCAGATACTATGCCTTGCTTTTTCTGGAAAGACATATAAGCTTAAATTTGGACATCGGGGAGGAAATCAGCCTGTTTTAGAGCTAAAAACAGGAAAGATTGATATTACATCACAAAACCATGGATTCTGTGTTGATATTAAAAGCCTTCCAGAGATAGTAGAAAAAACACATATAAACCCAAATGACAATACATTAGAGGGAATAGAACATAAAGAGCTTCCCATATTTTCTGTTCAATACCACCCAGAGGCATCCCCTGGTCCACACGATTCAAGCTATTTGTTTGATAGGTTTGTAGGAGATATGAGATACAATGATTAG
- a CDS encoding low molecular weight protein arginine phosphatase yields the protein MQGYDKSRLKRVLFVCTGNSCRSVMAEKYIQSLNLGLEALSCGISALEGLDLPPLTKRVLENYGIPVACHVIRQISSDMVSWADIIFVMERYQEQKVISLFKEASGKIHLLSEYAKEEDPEIPDPFGGSIEAYETCFLKIKRCIDKIEWD from the coding sequence ATGCAAGGATATGATAAGAGTAGATTAAAGAGGGTTTTGTTTGTTTGCACAGGCAATTCCTGTAGGAGTGTTATGGCAGAGAAATACATTCAAAGCCTAAACCTGGGTCTTGAAGCCTTATCTTGCGGAATTTCTGCATTAGAAGGGCTTGATCTTCCTCCTTTGACAAAGAGGGTTTTAGAAAATTATGGAATTCCCGTTGCATGTCATGTTATCAGGCAGATAAGCTCTGATATGGTTTCCTGGGCAGATATTATCTTTGTAATGGAAAGGTATCAAGAACAAAAGGTTATTTCCCTCTTTAAAGAGGCATCGGGAAAAATACATCTTCTTAGTGAGTATGCGAAAGAAGAAGATCCAGAGATACCTGACCCTTTTGGTGGTTCAATTGAGGCATATGAAACCTGTTTTTTGAAGATAAAGAGGTGTATAGATAAAATAGAATGGGATTAA
- a CDS encoding ComEA family DNA-binding protein → MSYSIIMEQKYLKDFILSRAQQMLVAIFLLSAILASSILILRRIKEERQFARIEVVEGQIPNFKSEIRNPKSETNSKSKIPDPKQIQNPKSKININRANLNELIGLPGIGENIAREIIKYRKENGTFTSLKEIMKVKGIGKKKFEKCKDMIRVD, encoded by the coding sequence ATGTCATATTCAATCATTATGGAGCAAAAATATTTAAAGGATTTTATTTTATCAAGGGCCCAGCAAATGCTTGTTGCTATTTTTCTTTTATCTGCAATATTGGCATCATCTATCTTGATATTAAGGAGGATTAAAGAGGAAAGGCAATTTGCCAGGATAGAGGTTGTGGAGGGACAAATCCCAAATTTTAAATCCGAAATCCGAAATCCGAAATCCGAAACAAATTCAAAATCCAAAATTCCAGATCCCAAACAAATCCAAAATCCAAAATCCAAAATAAATATAAACAGAGCAAACCTTAATGAACTTATAGGCCTTCCTGGAATTGGAGAAAACATAGCAAGAGAAATCATAAAATATAGAAAAGAAAATGGGACTTTTACATCATTAAAGGAGATAATGAAGGTAAAGGGAATTGGAAAAAAGAAATTTGAGAAATGCAAGGATATGATAAGAGTAGATTAA
- the rpiB gene encoding ribose 5-phosphate isomerase B: protein MIIAMGADHAGFLLKEKIKEYLIKKGFEIRDFGTDSDKSCDYPDYGFLVGDFVSKNRTSLGILICGTGIGMSISANRIPNVRAALCHREDFARLARQHNHANILCLSGRFLQEDEGFKIVDAFLEAKPEKGRHKRRVEKLG, encoded by the coding sequence ATGATTATAGCTATGGGTGCTGATCATGCAGGGTTTCTTTTGAAGGAGAAAATAAAGGAATACCTTATAAAAAAAGGTTTTGAAATCAGGGATTTTGGGACAGATTCTGATAAATCTTGCGATTATCCTGATTATGGATTCCTGGTAGGAGATTTTGTCTCAAAGAATAGAACCTCATTAGGCATCCTTATTTGTGGCACAGGAATTGGAATGTCTATTTCTGCTAATAGAATTCCTAATGTAAGGGCTGCTTTATGCCATAGAGAAGATTTTGCAAGGCTTGCAAGGCAACATAACCATGCAAATATTCTATGCCTTTCTGGAAGGTTCTTGCAGGAAGATGAGGGATTTAAAATTGTTGATGCATTTTTGGAAGCAAAACCTGAAAAAGGAAGGCATAAAAGGAGGGTTGAGAAGCTTGGGTAA